CGTTTGGACATATAACTAATTTTTTAAAAACCAAAATAAGGAGTAATAATAATGGCAAATTTTCCAGTGGTGGTTTACGGCGCTAGCGGTTATACCGGCATGTTAATTATGGATTGGTTGATAGACCAGAACATTGGCTTTACAGCCGTTGGCCGCAATGCCGAGCGGATCAAAGAGATGATGGCTGAGCGTGTTGTTCGTCTTGAGTCGGCGAAATACGAAATTATTGAAGCTGAGCACAATGTAGACAGCTTGGTTAATGCATTTAAGGGCGCGAAAGTCGTTTGTAATACGGTCGGCCCATTTATTAAATACGGGCTTGTGGCTGTTGAGGCCGCATTGAAAGCGGGTTGCCACCACCTCGATACTACTGGCGAGCAGGAATATATCCGCAATGTGCGTGATGAGTTCGGCGAAAAGTACCGTCAGGCCGGCCTGTTGGTGTCACCGTCATTGTCATATATGTACACGTTTGTAGAAATTGCCGCTGAGCTAGCGTTGGAAACTCATGGTATTGATACGCTCGAAACCGTGACTTTGGCACGGGGACCGAGAGGAGTAGGCGCAGGCGTTACCGTAGGCTCTACCGCATCCATTTTTGAAATGTATCGCAGCCAAGCTTGCTACCTATGGGAAAACGAACTAGTTCCTCACGCGCCAGATGCGTCATTTAATTTCACCTCACCAGATTTTATGGAGCCCGTCTTTGGACTGCCATGGGGCGGCACATCCCTGCCAATCTATTTTGAAAATGATTCAAGGGTCCGCGCCTGTGTTTCGGGTGTTGGGTTTTACGACAACCCGGTCATGAAAATGGTCCATGCCTTAGGTCAAAAATGGGAGGCTGAATACAAAGATCTTCCTGCTGAGCAACAGGACGCTGTTATCAAAGAACTTGTGGACTCTACGACACCAGCGATGCCGCCCCGTGAACGCACCACCATTCAGCGCTCGGTTGATTTCGCCATAGGGCGCGGTCAGTTGGCCGCTGTTCGAGCAACGGTACGTGGTGTTACTCCCTATATTTCAACAGGCGCACTTCAGGTCGCTGGTGTAATGAAGTTGCTGGACAATGACATTAATTGTGTCGGCTTCGCTTCCGGTAGCAAAGCTTTCGGCCATCGTTACTTGCTGGGTTTCCTTGAGCAGCGTGGTCTCGCTACTGCTACAGTTGAAACGCTATAAGCAGGGAGGGATTTAACGATGGCAATTATTGATTTCTTCGATCGAGGCTGGCGGATTAATCCTACGGGTACTGCTTACAGTCAGGGTGATCGCGACTGGAGTTTTAATGAGGTTGGCGATTTGTCTTGCCAAATCGCCAACGCGCTGTTGGCTACGGGCTTCTCCGCGGGTACCAAAGGCGCAGTATGGGCCGGTAACGATGTGGAGTCCTGGGCGTGTACCTTGGGCTTGTGGCGCGCCAATATGACCTGGCTGCCGGTGAATGCCCGGAGCTCTGTAGAGGGAAACGCTCAGATTCTCGATAACTTCGACTGCGATATTATTTTCTTCCAGGAGCAGTTTTTAGAAGAAATCAATTCGGTGCGTGATCAACTCGGCAAGGTCAATTTGTGGATTTGTATTGATGGCAATGTTGAGGGTACAAGCTACTTGCAGGCCTGGTGTCAGTCTCAGCCTGTTACTCGTCCCGATGTGCAGGTAGACCTGGACGATGTGGTGATGCTGTCACCTACTGGCGGTACCACCGGGGCGCCAAAAGGTGTGATGAATACCCACCGCAGTGTCCAGACTTTTGTCGCACATTTCATGATCAGCTGTCGTTATCACGCAGATGAAAAACCGGTAAACCTAGCGGCCGCACCTATGACCCATACGGCCGGTATTCTGTCTCTGCCCTGCACCGCTCGCGGCGGTGCTGTGGTGGTGTTGGCTAAGCCCGACGGCGGCCCACTGCTGGAAGCAATTGTTAAAAAACGGGTGACGGAATTCTTTTTGCCGCCAACGGTGATCTACCGTCTGCTGGATGTGCCGGGTATTGAGAATCTGGATTTTTCCTCTCTGCGTTATTTTATGTACGGCGCCGCGCCGATGTCGGTGGAAAAACTGAAAAAAGCCATCGAGGTCTTTGGTCCGGTGATGACCGGTGGTTATGGTCAGACTGAAGCGCCGGCGTCAATTGCGTTTCTTCCGCCCGACGAGCACTTTATTGACCAGCGGCTGGCAACTGATGAGCGCCTGTCGTCGGTCGGTCGGCCTAACCCGCTGGTTCGGGTGGAAATCATGGATGAAAACAATGCCATCCTTCCTGCGGGTGAGAGTGGTGAGATCTGCGTGCGCGGTGACCTGTTGATGAAGGGCTATTACAAGGCGCCCGAGAAAACGGCAGAGACTATTGTTGATGGCTGGCTGCACACCGGCGATATCGGCCATATCGATAGTGAGGGCTACCTGCATATTACTGATCGCAAGAAAGACATGATCATCACCGGTGGTTTTAACGTTTACCCCAGTGATGTTGAACAAGTGCTTTGGAGTCATACGGCCGTGCAGGACTGTGCGGTAATCGGGGTGCCTGATGCCGATTGGGGAGAAGCGATCAAAGCTGTTGTCGAGTTGAGTGAAGGTGGTCAGGTTAGCAGCGAAGAGTTGATCGCACTGTGCAAAGAAAAACTCGGCAGTGTTAAAGCACCGAAAACCGTGGACTTTGTTGAGTCGCTGCCGCGCAGCCCCGTCGGCAAAGTCTTGAAGAAAGATTTGCGGGAGTTGTATTGGTCCGACGCTGATCGCCGTATTTAGAACTCATAGCTACTTAAGACTAAAAATAAGAGGTATTTATGTCGTTATTTTCTGGAAAAGTCGCAGTGATAACCGGTGCCGGTTCAGGTATTGGTCGCGCACTGGCGCAGCAATTAGCTGCAGACGGTGCGCGCTTGGCATTGTCGGATATCAGTGAGGAGGCTCTGGCAGAAACCTGTGCCGTTCTGCCCGCTAGCTGTGAACACCGCAGCTATGTGGTGGATGTCTCGTCTAAGGATGCTGTTTATGCACACGCTGCAGATGTTGAGCGGGACTTTGGCGCGGCGCATTTTGTGTTTAATAATGCGGGCGCCACCGTGGTGGGCACTATTGAGCACCTCGACATTGATGAAATTGAGTGGCAGTTAGGCATTAACCTCTGGGGTGTTATCTACGGCTGCAAAGCCTTTCTGCCTTTAATGCGCCGTCAAGACGAAGGCTGTCTGGTCAATATCAGTAGCGTGTTTGGCTTGGTCAGTTTTCCTGCGCAGGGCGCCTACAATATCTCGAAATTTGGGGTGCGCGGTTTGACCGAATGTCTATGGCAGGAGCTAGCGGGAAGTGGTATTCGCGCGGTTTGTGTTCACCCTGGTGGTATCAAAACCAATATCGAAAAAGCAGGCAGGCGAACTCGTAACGCAGGTCAAGAAGAGCAAGTTTTTTCCGGTGCGGCCGACGCCATGTTGCGAACCTCTCCTGAAAGTTGTGCAAGGGACATTCTAAACGGTATCCGTCGTGGCAAACGTCGTATCCTCACTGGTCACTTGTCGAGCACATTATTCTGGTTATCGCGGCTATTGCCCAATCACTACCCTCGCGTGATCGCTTTGCTTTCGCCGTGATTGATTTTAATCATACCTAAAGGAATAAACCATGAGTGATATATTTATTGCGGGCATCGCGATGACGGTCTTTGGTCGTCATCCGGAACGCAGTCTTGAAGACCTTGCGAATGAAGCACTACAAGGCGCGATTAAAGATGCTAACTGCCGTATTGAGGATATTGGCGTTGCATACTATGCGGGTATGACTAACGGGCCATTACAGGGGCAAATCTCTATCCCAGGTCAGGTAGTGTTTAGTAAGATCGGTATTGAAAGTATTCCAGTATTCAATATCGAAAATGCCTGTGCCTCGGGTAGCTCGGCGGTCCATCTGGCTATACAGAGTTTGCGCGCGGGCAACTGTGACGTGGCTTTGGCTTTAGGCGCTGAGAAAATGAATATTCCGGACAAGGCCAAAGCCATGCAAATTTTTGAGGCAGGCTGGGATGTGTCTCGAGCCGAGGAAAACTTTGCCAGCCTGGCGCGTATGGGTGAGGGGGTGGAAATCCCACCAGGCAGTGAATCAGATCGGCCCTATAGTCGTTTTATGTCGATTTACGCAGGACTGTGCCGCCAGCATATGAAAACCTTTGGCACTACCCAGCGTCAGATCGCAGCCGTTTGTGCCAAGAATCACCAGCATTCGGTGCACAACCCTTACTCCCAATTTCGCAAACCCTTTACCATCGAAGAGGTGCTGGCGGCCCCCCCGATCACCTATCCGATCACTCTGCCGATGTGCGCACCACTGAGTGATGGCTCGGCCGCCGCGATTCTCTGTACCGAAGAAGGCTTAAAGCGGATTGGTGCGGATCGGTCCCGCTGTATTCGCGTCGCCGCCAGTGTAATGCGGAGCTTCAGTAATCGCAGTCTTGATGAGTATGATAAAAACGTCGGCCACCTGGCTGCCAAGCAGGCCTACGAGCAAGCAGGTGTTGGCCCGGAGGACATGGATGTGGCAGAAGTGCACGACGCATCTGCGATGGGTGAAATTATCCAGTCGGAAAATCTCGGCTTTGTAGCATTTGGTGGTGGCGGGCCGGCGGCCGAACGCGGCGAGTTTACCCTCGGTGGACGTATCCCCATTAATACATCGGGCGGACTGGAGTCAAAGGGGCACCCACTCGGTGCGACCGGGATCGGTCAGTTGTTTGAGCTTGTTAGTCAGTTGCGCGGTGAGGCAGGGGGGCGTCAGGTAGCAGGTGCACGTCTTGCCATTCAGGAAAATGGTGGCGGACTGCAGGGTATTGAAGAAGCTGCCGTTGCAATACATATCCTTGCGAAAAAATGATAGCGCGAAGGTGCTCTTTGGTTGCTTATGTAATATAGCCCTTGGCCTATTCTGAGCTCTAAGCGCTTAGTTTACTGATACATCGGCATATTTATGTGGTGTGCCTACAATCCGCTATATGTCGATATCGTGTGTCTATTGTTTTTGTAGCTTAAACTTAAAATAATAATGTAGAGATAGGTGTGATGGATTATGAAACACGTAACACTGCGTTTATCTACTTAAAGATACGCTTTGGGGGCATTCGGCCCTAGGGTGATAATGTGCTAATTACATAGAAAGCCGGGTCCGTTTATAGAACACGGTTCTTTATTTACACTGTGAGATAAAAAGAAATGTCAGAATCACAAGCACGACTATTATTTCAGATAAGCGCAATTTTTAACGGGATTGCATGCTTGATACTCTTTGCACCGTTTGGCATTGCGGGGCAACTCGGCGTCAGACCTATACCCGCTGGTGGCCCTTTTGAATTAATAGCGGTCTCTGCGATAGCCTTATTTGGCTTGGCCTACTTCTGGGTTTCAAAAAATCCTTACGGTAACTTACAGCTCGTGAAATTAGGCTTGATAGGTAAAATCGCTGTGGTAGCAATCGTCTATTATAGTGCATTTGTCGGTACTGCTAGTCTTGAATTTGCAGCATTGGCATCGGGTGATATCGTCTTCTCTGGATTGTTTATTTGGTTTCTTGTTGATGCCAAAAAGCGGGTTTAGGTATGTAAGCAGGGCGGTGAGGGGTTTATTCTAAGATAGCCTAAATTTTGACCTGCTGGGCAAATAATCCTTGGCATCTGCTTCATACAGAACAGATATGGGCGTCTCATCCTATATCTGCTTTCAAGTCGTTCACCTTTATGGCTAATTGTGTCTTGCTGCAATACTATGGATAAACTAGATGTTCATTTCATCAATCTGCTGAAATGCAAGATATTATAAGAATATTAGCTATTATTCATAACAGTCACTAAGTGATTTTCGACTGTGCTACACGACCTGAGTGTAGCTAAACTTGGAACCCCAAACGCAATGCCCGCCAGAAAAAATTTCAAAATAATTACCGCCAAAACTTTGCCGCCGCAAAAACGTGGTAAACAAGTATCTCGGCATAATGAAAGCCTGTTGTTAAAACAAGTTAGCGAAGCGCGTCTGTGTTGTGTCGTTGCACCCCCGGGCTACGGTAAGACTAACATTCTTTCGCGCTCATTTAGGCATCTAAACAATTTAGGATATCTTGTTGCGTGGGTGAGTTTTGATGCTCAGGACAATCAGTTTTATCGTTTCCTTTCCTATGTGCTGGCTTCATTACAGCAGGTTAGCGCACTTAAGCGAGAGTGGCGTGACTTACTACTAGACACGTATTTGGAGGATCAGGGAGACCATTTGTTGTCAAGTTTGATAGAGGAGCTATCAGATAGTGACAATGATTTGTATCTTATATTGGATGACTTCCATCATATTCAGGACCGGCAGATACATGATTTCCTGAAACGCCTACTCGACTATGCACCTTATAACTTTCATTTGATTATAGGTTCGCGACAGCGCTTAGACGTCAGTTTCTATCGAAGTGTTCAGCATAGTACATATGTAGAAATTGGTTCTAGTCAGTTGCAGCTAAACTTGACGGATACACAGCATTTTTTTAAAGATTGTTGTGATATGGAGCTGTCGCCAGCGGAAGTGGAGCGTTGGCATCGAGATACTGAAGGATGGGTATTTCCCCTTAAATTAGCCAGTATCTCTATTAAACAACGGCCTGGTTTTGCGCTGGGTGATTTATTACAAAAAGACCGAGGTATTTCAGAATACCTTAGCGATGAAATTTTAGCGGGTATGTCTAAGCCATTTGCAAATTTTCTTATGGCTATAGCTGTACCCGATATATTTTGTATTGAAGCCTGTGGTTATATTGCTGGGGTCGCTAATCCTCATGAGTTTCTAGAGCAGGTGCAATCTCAAAATCTTTTTATTGAGCGCTTGTCGAGTGACGGAGAGTGGTTTCAACTCCATCCATTTTTCCGAAGTTATCTCGAAGCGCGCCTAGCTAAGGAATCTCCGGGCTTGTTAATTAGCCTGCATCGTAAATCGCGAGAGTGGTTTGAACAGAATAATATGCCTAGCTATGCAATAAAACATGCCATAGATGCAGGTGAAAGTAAGCTATTAGCTAGCCTATTAGAAAAGAGTTGTTACGACCTACTATTAAATGGCCAGTATATGGAGCTAGTAGGGTGGGCTCAATTATTGGGGGATGAGGATACCCGATCTCGGCCGAAACTATGTTTTGCGGTGGCTTTTAATTACATTTTAATGCATCGGTTTGAGGACGGACGCCGCCTTATTGAGTCATTGACAGATTCGGCAAAATTACGCCGACAATTGGGTGAGTTTAGCGATGGCTTGCCGATACTTTTGGGCTTGGATGCGGGATTTCGGGATGATGTAGATGCTGCTATGACACACTGTCGAGATTGGCTTAAAACTATCGAATCGCCGAGCAAAACCTTGCCACTTTTATTGATTACTGGCTGTAATATTCTTAGCTACTGTATGCTTTATAAAGGGCGATTTGCAGAAGCTTTAGATGTGCAAGTATCTTGGAAGGCAGTGCCAGAAAATGAACTTCCCGCCTACGGTATTGCATACGCCAATTGTTTAGAGGGCCTAGTAAAACTTCACTCGGGTGACATTGCTGAGGCAGACCGAGCTTTTATTAGGGCAGGTAAGGTCGCTGTGGAGAAGCTGGGAGAGTTTTCAATTTATTCATCCTTTCCAACGGCGTTTCTCTGCGAGATACGCTATCAGCAAGGCGATTTTCGTTTTTTGTTGGAGGAAGTGCTGCCGAGCTTGGATACGATCAGTAAGATTGGTCTAGTCGATTCCCTAATACACTCCTTTCCCTTGGTCGCCTCTGCCCTGCATTTTAATGGTCGCTACGTGGAGGCTAATGAAGTACTCGATAGGGCCGAATCTATAGCTAGGCTTTGCGGATGGCCGAGATTGGCGCTGGCATGTATGCATCAAAAGTTACGTTATGCGATTGAGAACCGCGCTTCTATTGATCGTCAGTTGATCAATAGCAAAGTTGAGAAAATTGAGGTAGATGCCGGCAAGCGACTTAATATCAGCGCTCAGTACTATTTGGTATTAATTAAAGCTGAGAGTTGTGCTGCTACTGGTCAATTTAATGACGCCATAGATTTGGTCTTTTCTTTCCATAACGTGTTGATTGAAAAGAGTTTTTTGTATCTCGCTTTTTTGTGTAAAGTCAGGTTGGCTTTCTTTTATGACATAAATGGTGATCAGGACAAAGCTATTAATGTACTAAAAGAGTGTTTTGATTTTGCCGCTTCCGCCAAATTGACCCAGGCATTTGTGGACGCCAGTTACATTAGCCCAAGTTTACTGAAGGTTTACGGTAATTCGACGGTCCTTGGCAGCCATGTTGAGATGCTGACTGAAATAAATAGTCAGATCAGTAGCCATGGTAAGCTCAAAGACAGTTCGCATGAAGCAAAGCCAGTTGACAGTGTGGAAATAGATCTCAACGTCAGTGAGCGTGAAGTAGAGATTCTAGAATTACTTGGTCAAGGCTTAACGAACAAGCTTATTGCTCGATCCCTCAGTATTGGGCAAGAAACAGTCAAATGGCATATTAAAAATATTTTCGGTAAGTTGGAAGTGAACTCTCGCGTCAACGCGGTCCAAAAGGGGCGTCGTTTAGGCCTTATCGCATAGCGCACTGCCAGATAGCCTGCTATTTCACTGATCGCTTACTATTCTCGCGCGGTATAGCCAACGTCGTTTACCGCTTAATTCTCAAATTTCCCCAACCATTCCCTCTACCCCCCCCATCACTGGTGGGGATATTTCTCTCAAAATCTATAGTCTAGATAGTCGTCATCGAATCTAAGACAGGTTTTGTGAACATCAAATATAGATCGTAGAGCAGGTCAAAAAATAATGTCGAGTCAGTATACGCTCGCTTGGTAAATTGAAATCTAAACCGAGGAAAAACAATGTTTGCTTTCGAAAAAGTAGAATTGCCTGTATTGGGCTTGCGTGGTCTTGAGGCGGATCTCTCTGAAGAAGAAAGGGCAATACAAGAAAATGTGCATAGGTTTGCCCGTGATGTTATGCGACCGATTGGTAAGAAATTGGATGCTATGTCGCCCGAGGAAGTCATCGCAGAAGGCTCGCCATTACACGACTATATGGCACAAATGTATGCCAGCGGTATATTGGATTTAGGTGCGCTCGACAGTATGAGCGATCTGGAAAAAAGCCGTATTTTCCCGATTATTTTTGAAGAGTTAGGCTGGGGTGACTCTGGTTTGGCAATAGCGACCCTTGCATCGGCGATACCGGCATTTACAGCGCACACTACCGGTGATCCAGAGATTATTGAGCGTTTTGGTAGTCTTCCTGGCTGCTGGTTGGCGACA
This portion of the Zhongshania sp. R06B22 genome encodes:
- a CDS encoding saccharopine dehydrogenase family protein, whose protein sequence is MANFPVVVYGASGYTGMLIMDWLIDQNIGFTAVGRNAERIKEMMAERVVRLESAKYEIIEAEHNVDSLVNAFKGAKVVCNTVGPFIKYGLVAVEAALKAGCHHLDTTGEQEYIRNVRDEFGEKYRQAGLLVSPSLSYMYTFVEIAAELALETHGIDTLETVTLARGPRGVGAGVTVGSTASIFEMYRSQACYLWENELVPHAPDASFNFTSPDFMEPVFGLPWGGTSLPIYFENDSRVRACVSGVGFYDNPVMKMVHALGQKWEAEYKDLPAEQQDAVIKELVDSTTPAMPPRERTTIQRSVDFAIGRGQLAAVRATVRGVTPYISTGALQVAGVMKLLDNDINCVGFASGSKAFGHRYLLGFLEQRGLATATVETL
- a CDS encoding class I adenylate-forming enzyme family protein; its protein translation is MAIIDFFDRGWRINPTGTAYSQGDRDWSFNEVGDLSCQIANALLATGFSAGTKGAVWAGNDVESWACTLGLWRANMTWLPVNARSSVEGNAQILDNFDCDIIFFQEQFLEEINSVRDQLGKVNLWICIDGNVEGTSYLQAWCQSQPVTRPDVQVDLDDVVMLSPTGGTTGAPKGVMNTHRSVQTFVAHFMISCRYHADEKPVNLAAAPMTHTAGILSLPCTARGGAVVVLAKPDGGPLLEAIVKKRVTEFFLPPTVIYRLLDVPGIENLDFSSLRYFMYGAAPMSVEKLKKAIEVFGPVMTGGYGQTEAPASIAFLPPDEHFIDQRLATDERLSSVGRPNPLVRVEIMDENNAILPAGESGEICVRGDLLMKGYYKAPEKTAETIVDGWLHTGDIGHIDSEGYLHITDRKKDMIITGGFNVYPSDVEQVLWSHTAVQDCAVIGVPDADWGEAIKAVVELSEGGQVSSEELIALCKEKLGSVKAPKTVDFVESLPRSPVGKVLKKDLRELYWSDADRRI
- a CDS encoding SDR family NAD(P)-dependent oxidoreductase, translated to MSLFSGKVAVITGAGSGIGRALAQQLAADGARLALSDISEEALAETCAVLPASCEHRSYVVDVSSKDAVYAHAADVERDFGAAHFVFNNAGATVVGTIEHLDIDEIEWQLGINLWGVIYGCKAFLPLMRRQDEGCLVNISSVFGLVSFPAQGAYNISKFGVRGLTECLWQELAGSGIRAVCVHPGGIKTNIEKAGRRTRNAGQEEQVFSGAADAMLRTSPESCARDILNGIRRGKRRILTGHLSSTLFWLSRLLPNHYPRVIALLSP
- a CDS encoding thiolase family protein, which translates into the protein MSDIFIAGIAMTVFGRHPERSLEDLANEALQGAIKDANCRIEDIGVAYYAGMTNGPLQGQISIPGQVVFSKIGIESIPVFNIENACASGSSAVHLAIQSLRAGNCDVALALGAEKMNIPDKAKAMQIFEAGWDVSRAEENFASLARMGEGVEIPPGSESDRPYSRFMSIYAGLCRQHMKTFGTTQRQIAAVCAKNHQHSVHNPYSQFRKPFTIEEVLAAPPITYPITLPMCAPLSDGSAAAILCTEEGLKRIGADRSRCIRVAASVMRSFSNRSLDEYDKNVGHLAAKQAYEQAGVGPEDMDVAEVHDASAMGEIIQSENLGFVAFGGGGPAAERGEFTLGGRIPINTSGGLESKGHPLGATGIGQLFELVSQLRGEAGGRQVAGARLAIQENGGGLQGIEEAAVAIHILAKK
- a CDS encoding helix-turn-helix transcriptional regulator, with translation MPARKNFKIITAKTLPPQKRGKQVSRHNESLLLKQVSEARLCCVVAPPGYGKTNILSRSFRHLNNLGYLVAWVSFDAQDNQFYRFLSYVLASLQQVSALKREWRDLLLDTYLEDQGDHLLSSLIEELSDSDNDLYLILDDFHHIQDRQIHDFLKRLLDYAPYNFHLIIGSRQRLDVSFYRSVQHSTYVEIGSSQLQLNLTDTQHFFKDCCDMELSPAEVERWHRDTEGWVFPLKLASISIKQRPGFALGDLLQKDRGISEYLSDEILAGMSKPFANFLMAIAVPDIFCIEACGYIAGVANPHEFLEQVQSQNLFIERLSSDGEWFQLHPFFRSYLEARLAKESPGLLISLHRKSREWFEQNNMPSYAIKHAIDAGESKLLASLLEKSCYDLLLNGQYMELVGWAQLLGDEDTRSRPKLCFAVAFNYILMHRFEDGRRLIESLTDSAKLRRQLGEFSDGLPILLGLDAGFRDDVDAAMTHCRDWLKTIESPSKTLPLLLITGCNILSYCMLYKGRFAEALDVQVSWKAVPENELPAYGIAYANCLEGLVKLHSGDIAEADRAFIRAGKVAVEKLGEFSIYSSFPTAFLCEIRYQQGDFRFLLEEVLPSLDTISKIGLVDSLIHSFPLVASALHFNGRYVEANEVLDRAESIARLCGWPRLALACMHQKLRYAIENRASIDRQLINSKVEKIEVDAGKRLNISAQYYLVLIKAESCAATGQFNDAIDLVFSFHNVLIEKSFLYLAFLCKVRLAFFYDINGDQDKAINVLKECFDFAASAKLTQAFVDASYISPSLLKVYGNSTVLGSHVEMLTEINSQISSHGKLKDSSHEAKPVDSVEIDLNVSEREVEILELLGQGLTNKLIARSLSIGQETVKWHIKNIFGKLEVNSRVNAVQKGRRLGLIA